The Fusarium falciforme chromosome 12, complete sequence DNA window AGCGCCATTTTAAATGCGGGTTTGCTAGGTTGGCCTACAATGACGATGCGCCAATGGCCAAGTTCAAGTTGCTGAGAATGTCCTGTAAAGACTGGCAAACTGACATTAATTGGCCCTCTCGAAAGGGATAGGCGAGAGAGCGACCTAGCTCCACCAGCTTCACCTTCGACTTAGAGCCTGAAGAATCTACAGGGCCCCGTAGCACAAGAAGAAGCATCTGCAGCTCACGAAGTTTGCTTCTACTTTGGAGTAGACATTGTCGAATACAAGTGAGCTCGGAGTTATGATCGGCCGAGAGGGCATCGTGAAGGGAGTGAAAAATGTGCAATAATGTTTGGACTGTCCTCAGGCCATTCGCGATTTCTTGGTTCCGTCCTTGAATCGAAGTTAGGTAGTTGACCAGGTCCTTGCAAACCTCGATCCCCAGCGAGGCAATGCCTACGGCAGTTCCCACCGCCGAGAGGGGATCTTACATGTCGAGATGGATATTCACCAGTGTGGAAGAAACATCCAAGTTTGTCGAGGAGCAAGAGAATTTGAAGCCACAAGACTATCTGTGAGTTTCTCCTGGACGCACAGACGAGCAAGGCATAATCCCCCCCCCCAAACTCATTAATCAGGCATCAACAATGGGAGAGCAAGGCATTCTTGGTGAACGGTGAGTTGCAAGAAACTGCACTTTGCGAGCCTGCTTTTTCAGCTCCAACGCGACAACCAATGACATGCCTATACCCTTGTCAACAACCGGGTTGCGGGGGAGGGGAAACGTAACCACATCAGACGCTTTACGAATTGTGGTCCAATACCGCGCCGTGGACCATCTTGGTAGTGCCATGTTCGAAGGGGAGTAAAACTTCAGCCACAGCCTCCCAGCAAGATAACGAGAAGTGAAAGCAACTGGCGTTGGGGCTCCACAGTTGAGAGGCATAGGGATAAGCGTTATGCAGAAGATAGGAAGGAAGCCAGACGACTGAATAGAAGGCGCAGATGGAGATAGTGTCGATGATTTGACTAGCTCAAATACCAGCTTATCATTAGACCTGCAGAGTGTGAATCACTTCTAACTATCCACCGACTACTTCAATATTTTAACCCTTACTCATCTCGAAGGGCCTTTGAGATGGCCTTCATGCCtccctcaagctcctctcgCTTCGGCCAGCCGTACCCAAGTCGGAAGAAGTTATCCGGAAGCTCGAACCAGTGACCAGGGCCAACATAGGTCGCATACTTGGTCAGCAGTCTATCGTAGAATGCTGCGAATCCACCCTCGGGCTCCTTCTTGATTCTAGGAAAGCAGACAACACCACCTGTGGGCTTGACCCATTCCAGAAGCTCCTCGCTCTCGATCCACGACTCGACCATTTGTAGACGGACCCTCATCTCATCTGTCGTGTCGGCCAGGATCTGCTGTCGCCGAGACAGAACCTGCGTGGCAATCCATTCATCGATGACGCTCCCGCTGATGCTGATCTGCTCTTTGGCCGCTAAGAAGGTCTCTTGGAGGTTCTTGTTGGTGCTGATGTGCCAACCGATCCGGACTCCAGGAATACCGAACGATTTGGACAAGGAGCTCACACTCAGGACGTGGTCGCCCAGGGAGGCAGCCACAGGAAGCTTCTCGCCAAAAGCGATATCACGATACGTCTCGTCCACTAGCAAAAGAATTCCCTTttccttggtgatggctACGAGCCGGTCGAGTGCCTCCCGAGACAGAGTAGAGCCAGTAGGGTTGTGCGGGCAGGTCACGGAGACAAGACGGGTGTTTGGCTTAATGGCAGTCTCGATATCGTCAACATTGGGCTGGAAGCCAGACTCAAAAGTGACATCGATGTACGAGATCTCGCAGCCGACAGCCTTGGGGGTCTCCAGGTTGGTGGCGTAGTTGGGTCGAACAACGACAAGATGGTCACGCCCCGAGGCATCCATGGTAGCCAACTGCGACGTGGTGATAATGAACAAGGCACCGGCGGCGCCCGAGGTGATGAGAACGTCGTCCGTATTCACCCCGGCATCCTCAGCGATGAGCTTTCGAAGCTCAGTCTCGCCTCGATGCTCATTGTagaggagggtgaggttgGGGATCTTGAGGCCCAATGACTCGATGGTCTGGTCCGTGATGGAGCTCTCTGAAAGGTTgaacttgatcttgtcgTACCCGTACTCCTCGGGCGACTCGATCTCGATGGGCATGCGCTCGTACTTCATGTttgcggtgatgatggccttgatggagGTGGGGATGGAAGAGTAAATTTGAGGTGCTGGTTTCACTACAAGAACACATGCTGGCTACGCGGtgttatttatctcttttcgCCTCCGGGTTCGAGCTGTCCAATCTGATATGGTAGGAATAGGGACGAAGAGGACGGTTACTCGCGGTCATGAACTCACTACCTATCTGAGTGGTGGGCGCCTCGACTTGCCCTCCCAGTTAGGAGTGAGTGGATGCACATCGGCGCTTCGAACTGCCCTCCCGTCACCCGATAAATGACCAATCAGCGTCACTCCCAGAAGGGAACCGATGTAGCATCAGCGTGTTACCTCTCCTGGACATGCAATGGGCGTCATTACGATATTTCCCCCTACTACAGAGTCTCATGACTTCGTGCTTCGGATGCTGTTAAGGAATATCCTTAACTATGACCCGTCTTCTCCTGCAAAGTGACCCAAATGCCTATTCATTGATTACACAACTCCAGATAACCGTCCAATCACTTTTATCTCTCATTCCGTTCCTTGCTTTCCGTCTCAAGCCATGCTAACGGTAGACACTTTCTCTCTGGTGGATGCTACCATCGCCCAGCTGAGGCATGCCCTTGATGGCGGGTCCTTGACGAGCGTGGAACTCGTCACTCTTTACCTGCACCGCATCGCCCAATTCGACATGCGAGGTCCGTCTCTCAACTCGATCTGCATCTTGAGCCCGCGAGCCCTACAAGAAGCGCAGGCTTCCGATGATTACCGCGCCACTGCTGGTCACAAGGCTCGTCCTCTAGAGGGCATACCGTTCACCGTCAAGGATagcttcaaggtcaagggcatGACGGTGGCCGCGGGATCTCCTGCTTTTGCTCATCTCATGGCCCCAGACGATGCAGCTATCGTTGAAAGGCTTCGAGAGGCAGGTGCCATCGTTCTAGGCCGCACAAACATGCCACCTATGGCCGATGGCGGTCCGCAGCGTGGCCTATACGGTAGATCCGAGAGCCCGTACAGTACCATATATGGCACAACAGCCTACGCTTCTGGGTCCTCAAATGGCAGCGGCACTTCGACAACGGCCTCACTCGCAGCCTTTGGCTTTGCCGGAGAGACGGTTTCTTCCGGGCGTTCCTCAGCTTCCAGTAATGCCCTGGTTGGCTACTCCCCATCACGCGGCGTGATCCCTAATCGAGGGCAGTGGCCGCTATATCCAACATGCGATGTCATTGTGCCACATACAAGGACAGTCCCAGACTTGTTTGACGTGCTCAACATCATTGCATTCGATGATGACAAGGCCTCGACAGGAATCGATTTCTGGCGAAATCAGCCCTACGTCCCCATCCCCAAAACTTCTCTAGTCCGACCTCTTAACTTCCACCATCTCAAAGACCCTCATGCTCTTCGAGGGAAAAGGATTGGCGTGCCGCACCGGTTCCTTGGTAGGAGAGGAACAGATCATTCCAACATCTGCGCCGACTCCGTCTTGGAGTTGTTCGATCGAGCTTGCAGGGACCTACGGTCCTTGGGCGCGACTCTCATCGAGGTGGACTTTCCACTCGTCGAACAGTATACGAGACAGGACTTTGAAGGTCAAGGAATCAATGTGCCTGGACTTCCAGTCGATTGGCCAAATATCGAACGATGCGAGATGATTGCCATAGCGTGGGATGACTTCCTCAGAGCCATCAACGACTCTGACATGCCAAATCTCACATATGCCGATCCGAACAACATCCATCCCCATATCGCCCCCTTGGATGATCCAGTGGCAATGTCTGAATCTGAGAATATTGTTCGATATCCCGATATGATTGAAACTGTCCGTACTCGGACCAACACGTTGGAGACCCTGCCTGGATGCGAGGAGGCTGTCAAAGCTCTTGAGAAGATGCGAAAGACCTTGTACGACGATTGGATGGAAGCTTGTGACCTGGATCTATTGGCCTTCCCGACTAACGGCGACGTTCCTTTTGCAAACGCCGATGAGGATCTAAACTCGATGCGTCACGCCCTCCAGGATGGTATCAAGTATGCCAATGGCACACAGGCCCTGAAACATCTTGGCGTACCCTGCATCACCGTCCCCATGGGAGAGATGAAGGATAAAGCGATGCCCGTGGGCATCACCTTCGCCACAAAGGCTTGGACAGACCAAGATCTGCTCCGGTTCGCATTTGCATACGAAAACGCCTTTGCACGGAGAACCCTTCCGCCAAGGGCTCCAGAGCTTCCAACTGACCAGATCCCCCTAATGGGAAGGGTATTGACGACGCTGAAACCCAAATTGTCGATTGAGCAAATCACATCCAGGCCAGTCGAGGATGACCACTCTGAGATACGGTCCGTGTCGGTTCAAGGCACAGTCACCTTGGAGGATCCCGAGGTGCAAATCTCTTCGTTCATTGTCTTCGTTGACGGAAAAGCTTCTGGGAGTGTGCCGGTTGAAGCTGGGATGTGGTCATTGGACCTTGAGCTTAGCAGAAGAAAGACAAAGGATAAGTATCCAACCTTGGCTAAGGTCCCCAAGGACTATTTCATGTTGACATTCGTGGCCAAGGCTTCAAATGGTCGATGCGCAGCGGAGATGGTTCTCGTCGATTAAGTAACAGGAATTAAGAATTGCAATCTTCAGTCACATAGGACGCAGTCTTGGTGGTGAATGGTGACGAGCCCATCAGATCAACAACACAGGTACTCCTGTCTGGATCGCCAGGTCCATGCCTTTTCTCTCCTGCTTCCGCTGCCATGTCCAACAGTTCCTCATGATTCTGAGTACCGTACTACCATTTCCGCACCCTCCACACTCATTAACAAATTCGGAGAGAAGTAATTCGAAAAAGGGCTGATGCTTCGGCTCAGCCATGCATCCAATGACACAGAGAGGCCACACGAGCCCTTGAAGGGAAATCGCTCGGGGCCATTCACGAAGCACATTCACAGCCTTGTCGACATTCTTGCTGATTTCAGGTAGTGATTCCCACGGTCCAGACACGATGGTACTTGACAGAATGAGCGAAGCGAGTGCAAAGATGTGTGAAACCCATGCAGCCCAGGGGGCTTCGGTATTCTCCTATCAAGGTATTAATAGTTAGCCTTTGACAACCAAAAAGGGACCTAATGCAATTCGAAACCCACCTCGATGATCGATTCTAGCTTTTCAACGCCGTCCTCTAACCGTGTTTCAACCTCCCGGCTCCTCGTTACCAGATCTGGTACACTCAATGTTCCCTGTTCCTTCATCCTGCTCTTCCACGCCTGCAGGTGTGCTAAATCACCGATGGAGATCATGACCCAGTTGTAGCACCCCATGAGATCCGCCATGTCAAGGTTCGATGTTTCAAGCCACTGTCGGTAGGCAATCCGCGGAACTCGACCCGTGGAGACGCACGACAGAATGTCGAACCATATCGCATGGACTATGAGAAAGTCAAAGTCGGGCTGTGATTGAAACACGTTATAGGCGTATTCATCACTGCCATTGGAAGTGTATGTGCGATTGGGAGAAGTAGAATCTTGAAGCAGGACTTCTGGTGAAAGTGTATTCAGAAGAGTGGTGACGGCGTCAAGATGGGGGAGCCAATCATATTCTGCGCCATTGAATACCTAAAGGAGATTGAATGTGAGACATGAGTTATTCAGAAACAcccactgctgctgtcagCCCATGTCTTACCTCGAAACTTATCAGCATAAGGCTGGAAGCTGCAAATTCCGCAAGCTGGGACTTGTCGTTAAGGAGAGCCTCTGTCTCGGTCCTCTGCGAAAGCTCACAGAGTTCTCTTAGGGCCTTTGAGTGGTACTCGAAGGCCTCTTGATTGCGCAGGTAGTCTTGCCGGCGAGAAATCTGGACTTTGTTCCGGTGGAGGGCCGAGAGCGCCAACGCGGCATGATACAAAGGACCACCATTGCTTAGGTACATAAGGAGCCAGCCTCTGTTACCTAGGCGGGAGCGGGGTTGGAAGTAAGGGTATTGCCAGGAGAAGACATGATCCAGATAGTGCATGACCAGAGACGCTGACTCTGGCCGAAAGACACATGCGAAAGTTGAATGTGGACCAGTTGATGTGCTCCTTTCATCTTGGGCCGGGTCATGGCTGTGCCCCGAACTCGGACTGACTAGATCCCCACTGCAGCTTTCCCCAAGCTCATGGAAAGCATCCTCGGGAACATGTTCCGATCGTGAAGGTGGagaaagaacaagaacagcTCGGCTTGGCGGTGTAGACGGATTCTCACTGGGCACTTGGGGAGGGATTGTGCGAGCAGCGGAGTGTCTATCCCTCCCAGCTTGTCGATCGCGATTCTGGGACTTTCGCAGATTCCGAACGTGTTGTTTGACGGCCTTCTTGATGCGCGTGAGTTCCCGTGTCTCCGCAACcgccccatccatccacaagGGCTTGGGACCGTACCCGTGACATGGGATCTGTCGGTCCAGGCACTCCCTGCAGGCGGGCGTTTTTGAGTCACACTTGCGGTGTCTGAGCTTGCAAGTCCAGCATCCAGATCGAAAGGGCCTCATTGTAAACGGCTGTTGTGACGGAGGGGATGGTGTTGGGTGCAAAGATTAAACTAAGGGCAGGAGAGCAGGGACATGATGTTTGGAATACCCGGAATTTCATTATTCCTACTAGAGTAGCCAGAACCGCGCCAACCATAAACAACCTCCGGTCGAAGTCATTGAGAGCCTGGTGATGCCtccaaaagaagccatcagccacaataaCAGAGAGCATGATTCTTAATACATGCCGGCATTAAAACCCGAAACGAAAACCCACCGTTACCTAGACCTCTTCACCCATGGTGTTCTCTGTTCCAGACCAAAAAAATCCCCTGATCAAATCATGGGGCACACACGTTCAGCCTGACTTACTTTGGCGCCTCGACTTTCCCTAGCGAGTCGCTACGATTTTCCTTTTACAGATTCTAACGGCCCTTCTGATTACCTTAGACAGACAAGACTGTTATCGCGGAAAACCTACAACCCAGAAAGCCTTTAGGAAAACCTTAATATCctggtattaatataaataattgaTACAGTAGATCTTCCTGCAATAGACAAGATAGCTATCAATTTGTTGCCTGCCATGGTTGACCAGGGCTACATACGTCAGGCACGAAGGAGTGGTTCGCCGACCTGTCCCCATTAAGCAAATCAAGCACGCAAGCTGACAATAGAGGCCTCAGATGTTCCGAAAGTTTTCAGTTTCATCAAGGAACTTGCCGATTGTCAAGACGAGCTCCACGTGATTACCACCACCGAGGAAAACCTCTCCAAGACGATTGCATTCGACCCCGACGAGTGCGACACAGACGCTGCCCCAGACCCCATAACGCCTTTTCGACCAGCCCGCTGTCTCCTAGCCTTCAACGATGTTGGTGAACCTGCAGGCATGGCGCTGTACTTCTACAGTTACGTGACTTGGCACGCAGCACCGGGTATCTACTTGGAGGACCTCTACGTTCTGCCATCGGAGAGGAGAGCCGGTCATGGGGAACGCTTGATGAAAGCTCTTGTGGAAGAACTGCGCGCCGTTGGGGGTGTGAGGATTGAATGGCGAGTGATGGAACGGAACGAGCCTGGCCTTCGCTTCTATGAGAAAATGGGAGCTAAGGTTATGGAAGGCTGGAAGGATTTGAAGCTTGAGCCAGCAGGGACAAACTAGCCTTTCAGCATAGCTCTCGTAATGTTATTTCGCTTCTCAAGACACAAAGATGCGCCCATGGGTCCGGCGACTTTCTCTTACTTGTAAATATCTACGTGTAGTACGTAAACCATAGCATAATTAGTCCGAGCCGGCCACTTtccttgttttttttttttttttttttttttttggtcaAGATGCATCGCAGGGAAGGCCTTTGGGCGAAAGGGCTACATTCTATGCTGTTTACACATCGCTCATTTTCCGAACGACAAGATAGTATATAAACATTTTGATCTTGCAAAAGATCGTAAAAACAATGGCCTCAACTATCTAGCTTGGCTTGCTCACTTTGCGCTCCAGACCAGACGACCCTCAAACCaaatctccttgaccttggccttgagtaACTCAGTAGGGTCCAGGCTCATGTCTACAACAACAAAGTCTGCCAGCTTTCCAGCTTCCAGTCTCCCGGTACGGTCTTCAAATACACTCCTTGCAGCCCCTTCGGTCGCTGCGACGATAGACTCACACAGGCCTAGTCGAAAGTGTTCATTCACTGGCTTCCCGTAGCCGGGCTTTCTCGAAGACTGGCGTGTAGTGGCCACATACAGATTATGCATGGGTAGCCAAGGCGAAGTCGGGCTATCACTTCCGATGGCCATCAGGGCTCCGGCATCCGCAAATTCACGGTATGCAAAAGCCCTCTTGCAGCGGTCTTTACCTAGTAGGTGCGTCCAGTCCTGCAGGATCGATGGGTCGGCATGAACAGGCTGGATGGAAGCTGTGAGACCAAGCTCCCCAAGACGCTGTGCATCCCTCGGTGACGCGAGTTCTAGGTGTTCGATGCGGTGTCGCCGTCCCGCGGTGCCATACTTCTCCAGAGCATCGATAGCCATCTTGATCGCTGCGTCGCCGATAGCATGCAGGGCAATCTGTAATCCCAAGGCATCGGCTTCTTTGACGACAGGCTCGAGATACTCCTTCTCCCAGATGGGAGGAGGGCATGTGGCAGGCAGTGGAGAGTACGGCTGCGATAGATAGGCAGTGCAGGCGTCGATAATGCCATCGCAGATGAGCTTGACGCCCACAAGTCGAAGGTTTGGGCTGGTCGCAGTGTTGAATTGTCTGCTTAGCTCGGCCGCACGTTGAACCTGTCTGCGGTTTGCCTCAACGTTGGTGGTAGGTTTGATCAGCCAATATGCTGCGATGCGTATGGCAAGGTCTGGCTCTTCTACCGTAAGAGTGACCAGCGCATCCCaggcctcctcgtccatcgCCATCTCTACTAGTCCAGTATAGCCAGCGATGTTATACTCGCAAATAGCGGCGCGAATAGCTGCTATCCGTTCTTCCTTTGGTGATGACTTGGCCTGAAAAGGCCAGATGATGGACATCATCGCTCCCTCATCAACCAGACCCGACGGGTTGCCTTGAGCATCGCGGTAGATTGTACCTCCGGTAGGGTCAGGCATGTCAGCGAGGCCCAAGACTTTAAGGGCCGATGAATTGCACCAGCACGAGTGCAACGAGCTGGCATCGATAAATATCGGCCGTGGGTCAATGTCGTCCAACATGGTCGCCGTCACTCCGTTTGGAGTCATAAAGTGCATCCATCCTTTGCACAAAATAGAACCGACGTCGGGGTTGGCGACGGCAAAAGATTTAATGGTTGCCTTGATCTCATCGAGATTATTGCACTTGGTGAGGTCCACCTTGCGAAGGGACTGGCCAAGAAGTAGAAGATGCATGTGCCCATCGATGAAGCTTGGAAGAATGACGCGCTGCTTCATGTCATGGGCTTCCAGCTCCTCAATTCCGTCTGCGATGCCCCGGTGTCCAATGGCCATAATCTTGGTTCCTTGAACCAGCATGCTGTCCACAAAAGTGACTGGCCCATCTTGTCCTGTGTCGCTTTGGGTGAAAATCCGGCCGTTGTAGAACAGTTTGCTAGGCGCCATTGCGAACTAGGGTGATTGTTGTCTGTAGAATGGGTTGAGTACTGACACAGGGCAATATTCAGAAGCATATTACAGCGCAAAGAATTTGCTTTATAGCCATTGATTGACAAATGCACCCTTTACTCTTATTCCTTCTCTCCATCCAGATCAGCCTTTTGGCCCAAGGTTGATGGCAAGACGACCTGTTTCGCTTCGAGCTGCCTTCCGAGAGCCAACAAAGAGGGCAGCCTACTAGGGCAGGTCGAAACGAAAATCTACTTGCCCCCAACAGTGCGGGTCCTTCGCAGTGGCGATACGTGCGCTATGCTACCCGGGTTATGTCAGTTATTGGGCTGTGGATCTTATAGACCAGCCACCAAGAGTTTCTCATGACATGTTCGATTTCCTGGGCGCGCCCTACATGTCACGGATGTTGTTGTCATCCAAATCATCCGTGTAACGCCGCCCGTGTGCAACAAGGAGAGTGATTTTCCAGGACAGGTCAGGATCGACCCTTTTTGGGGGAAAATGGGGCGGTGACTTTTGTAACAAGAACTTTGGAAACATTGACAAGCGAGTTGGGCTTGGCTGGAACATGTCAGGGGGAGAATGGGACGAGTACAAACACAAAGTTCGCTTCATCATCAAATGGCGCCGAGGCTGCACCGTGACGAAGCCGCGCAAGACATGGATGTTCTGAATTCCATGGAGGATTACAGCGCCAGGTGTTGGTAGGCATCCCGGGTTCCTTGGGAATACTGTAAGTGAGGCCATTAAGGCTGGCTTAGAGCTGGCTAACTTACTCTCTTAGATTAGAAAGGAGATAAATGAGTTGGGGCATATCAGGATATCAGATGCCTTCGATACCAAGTCGATGCGGGAGTGTAGTGTTGGATAAGTACCGAATATTACCTCTCATTAACAAGTACCATACACATTTTGAACCGCTCATGCGGGACTACTGATGCTTTGTTCATCTTGGGACTTCACTTTTTATAGGACACGAAGCCTATTGGACAAATTAGGGAATCCTAGGTATTAGTTGCGAACAGTGCCACAGGGATCCTGAAAGTGATACTCTTCGTTACTTTTCTaagtgaggaagaagaagataaaCCAAAACCGCGGTGAGAAAGCACCTGTCTGTACTCAACGCCGCGGAGGTTGTGGCGACGTTAACTTTCAAGTggatcctcgtcctcgccgtTTTCAGTGGCCCTTTTCCACTTCTGAATCAACTGCCCCCGTCTCCTGTCTCTTatgttggtgatgccgcTAAAGTCATCAAGGCCACCCTTGGGCCAGTACCCCCGACCCCCGGCGTTGTAGATATCCTTCTTTCGCCTCTCGGCCAGACGAAGATCCTTTCCCATCCAGTCGCAGCCGTATCTTTTGAAGTAGTCCCTGCACCCCGCGATATTTGTGCATATTCCCTCCAATTGTTCCACCGAAAGATCAGCATGGTCCCACATAGTATATGCAAAAGTCGACTGCATCCTATCTAGAAAGACAGTGTGGGTACGCTTGGAGTGATGAGCGAGCCACATCCGAAAGGAAGATGAATCAGTTGAGTCTTGTGGCCCATCAGACGCACAAACTTCCTCTTCAAGTTCCTTTGCTGTGTAGCTTGATACTGGAAGGCCTCTTCGCATCACACCCCAGGTGTTTACTTTCACGTCACCTGCCTGTCTCGGGCACCACAGGAGTATTGAGATCAGATTGCAAGGAGGATCCGGCACTCTGGCGTTTGAGCGAACTATTTTCAGTTTCAACACCTTTAATCTTTCGTCGTACGTTTTGGAACGTGCGATGGAGCATAGAAAGGGGAGGCCTCGACAAAGCTGGAACGAGTCAGATGATCTTCTTCACAACTACAGGTAGCTCAATGAGCATAGCGCGAGAGTGTAAGCCTTACCAGCCGTTGAATCCGATCACATTGCTCAAAGGACTGATCCCACTCTATAGGCACCCCAGCCCACTCAACGTTGTGCGCAGCAATTTGATCAAAGGCTATTGATACATTAGATCGGCTAGAGTGAAAGACAGGTTCTTCTTACCGAAGCTGACCTGCCTTTCCAAGTAGGTGTAGACAGTCAGTAACTGGTCGTTCACCCACTGAGAAGAGGCACGACAAAAGTTTGAGATTTGGGCCGTAACTTCACGTCTATGACGGCGGGGACGATGGCAGAACAAATTGCACATAATCTGGTAGCGAACAAAAGCTCTGTACATCCGAAAAGTCTCATTGTCGGAGAGTGTTTTCGGGTGGGCTAGCCCTACTTCATTGATAGCCGGGATGAGTTCGTCAGCCATATCCTGGCTCATCCATTTTGCAGCAGCTTAGTTTTGACTGATGAAGGCGTATTCGGCCAAGGACAGGTGAACAAGAGACGGCGATGGATCAATGTTCTCGAGGCGCGCTATGAGTGGATCCACAGCGTTCTGGTCCATCACATCGATTTGCGTTGTTTCGAGAAGGATGAGAGAATAGGAGAGGATACCATCTGGGACCTGTCGAGTGAGGATACGGCGAGCGATGGCGTGGAGATTGTCATAGAGGGCATCATGAAAGATCCGATGACTGAAAATTGGTGGACCAAGCTCTTGGATCGTATCCAAGTGTCCAAGAATCTCGGCGACGATATGAAGCGGCAGTCTCTGAAGTGGAGGCGTCATCGTGGTCGAGTCGTTATAATCTCTCAATTgatgttggaggaggagaaatgAAGGCCAGGCCGGCACAGGAGGAAGCAAAAGGAGGAATTGGAAGGATGTGCTAAGTTAGGGACTTGACCAATGAGGCTGAGCCTTGGCATTAGGCAACCGACCGGGGCATTGAAGAGCCCACAGGGATCACGGGCTTTGGTTTTGGTGGTTTGCTTTGCGTCTCGTTTAAGCACCAACGAAAAGCCTCTTGGCTCATGGGTCAACGCGAACAGCTCTAAACTCATCACAATATCTTCACCATCAAGAACGGAACATTGATACAATGATCATGAGCTTCTGGCCGGTAGAAAAACGACTAGTGTTAAGGACTGATTAATTATCATTTAACTGAATACAAAGCCAAAGCTGGCCAATCGCAGCTGACAGCTCATACTAGACAGCCTCCGGCTTACTCTCCCTTCCATGTTTCCTCATTCCTTGGGTGTCTCAGGTTGTTCATCCGTGATAATAAACCCAGGGTTAGGAACGCTTCTCTCCTCCGGCTTAAGAGCCGACTCGGGAAAAAAAATACCCGCGTTGAACAAGTGCTTCTTCAGGCCCTCGGGCGTGATGTTTGGAGTCGAGATGACCCATTTGTCTTCCTCGACAATCTTGGCAAACGCGGTGCCGTAAGTCCGTACGAGGGCAGAATCGAGATTCGACTCATTGATGATCAGCGATTTAGGGATTTCGTGTCTGAAAAGAACGTTAGGAGACATTTTGGAAAAGCTGGATAGGATGGGTTTGGCAACTAAAAAATTGTGTAGCTCGGCTAGTTGGGCACGAGGTGTTGGGACTTCGTAGAAATGCTGGCAAAGAACGCAAAAAGCTGTGGTCTTTTTACATCGTGGACCAGCTTGAATCAATGTCAAAGAGGGTAATAAAATCAGAGGAGGTTTTTCACTGCTTGAAGGAGGAAATCAAAATGCCAAACACTCACAGTACCTCAAAGCCCATGGCGGCTGACTGAATCAGATTTCTTCATGCCGACAGGTTGACAAACTGCCCGTGTCACAGCCACTCGCCTATCGGCCGTGAAGGTAGAAAGACTCTATACGTGATCCAACACCCTCAACTCCAGCAGGGTTGCCACGATGTCCTCCGGCGTTCTCTGGGGCGACATGACGACCACCGCCCGATCTTCTTCACCTAGGGTGTAGCCATCAGAGTCGTAGTAATACTCCAGGGCTTCAATGAGAAGAAAGATATCTCCTATCATCTCGTAGGAAATAAAATGGTAGTAGAAGGCCGGGAG harbors:
- a CDS encoding Aminotran-1-2 domain-containing protein; translation: MKYERMPIEIESPEEYGYDKIKFNLSESSITDQTIESLGLKIPNLTLLYNEHRGETELRKLIAEDAGVNTDDVLITSGAAGALFIITTSQLATMDASGRDHLVVVRPNYATNLETPKAVGCEISYIDVTFESGFQPNVDDIETAIKPNTRLVSVTCPHNPTGSTLSREALDRLVAITKEKGILLLVDETYRDIAFGEKLPVAASLGDHVLSVSSLSKSFGIPGVRIGWHISTNKNLQETFLAAKEQISISGSVIDEWIATQVLSRRQQILADTTDEMRVRLQMVESWIESEELLEWVKPTGGVVCFPRIKKEPEGGFAAFYDRLLTKYATYVGPGHWFELPDNFFRLGYGWPKREELEGGMKAISKALRDE
- a CDS encoding N-acetyltransferase ats1, whose product is MVDQGYIRQARRSEASDVPKVFSFIKELADCQDELHVITTTEENLSKTIAFDPDECDTDAAPDPITPFRPARCLLAFNDVGEPAGMALYFYSYVTWHAAPGIYLEDLYVLPSERRAGHGERLMKALVEELRAVGGVRIEWRVMERNEPGLRFYEKMGAKVMEGWKDLKLEPAGTN